The following coding sequences are from one Sphingomonadaceae bacterium OTU29LAMAA1 window:
- the yghU gene encoding glutathione-dependent disulfide-bond oxidoreductase — protein MSNDHYTPPAVWTWNKESGGRFASINRPVAGATHDAPLPVGEHPLQLYSLGTPNGVKVTIMLEELLAAGHAGAEYDAWLIRIGEGDQFGSGFVDANPNSKIPALVDHSGDTPVRVFESGAILVYLAEAFGAFLPPSGPARAECLSWLFWQMGSAPFFGGGFGHFYAYAPEKFEYPIDRYAMETKRQLDVLDRRLADSAFVAGPDYTIADMAIWPWYGQLVQGELYGAAEFLKVQDYRNLRRWTEQLADRPAVRRGRMVNRVTGDLASQLHERHAADDFTTRTQDRLQGQA, from the coding sequence ATGAGCAACGATCACTACACGCCGCCCGCCGTCTGGACCTGGAACAAGGAGAGCGGCGGCCGCTTCGCGAGCATCAATCGCCCCGTCGCCGGCGCGACGCATGATGCGCCGCTGCCCGTCGGCGAGCACCCGCTCCAGCTCTATTCGCTGGGAACGCCGAACGGCGTGAAGGTGACGATCATGCTCGAGGAGCTGCTCGCGGCCGGCCATGCCGGTGCCGAATACGATGCGTGGCTGATCCGCATCGGCGAGGGCGACCAGTTCGGCAGCGGCTTCGTCGACGCCAATCCGAATTCCAAGATTCCCGCGCTGGTCGACCATAGTGGCGACACACCGGTGCGCGTGTTCGAATCCGGCGCCATCCTGGTCTATCTTGCCGAGGCTTTCGGTGCGTTTCTGCCGCCGTCCGGACCGGCACGCGCCGAATGCCTGTCGTGGCTGTTCTGGCAGATGGGCAGCGCGCCGTTCTTCGGCGGCGGTTTCGGCCATTTCTATGCCTATGCGCCCGAGAAGTTCGAATATCCGATCGATCGCTACGCCATGGAGACGAAGCGGCAGCTCGACGTGCTCGATCGCCGGCTGGCGGACAGCGCGTTCGTTGCCGGACCGGACTATACGATCGCGGATATGGCGATCTGGCCATGGTACGGCCAGCTCGTGCAGGGCGAATTGTATGGTGCGGCAGAATTCCTGAAGGTGCAGGATTATCGCAACCTTCGGCGCTGGACGGAGCAGCTGGCGGATCGTCCCGCCGTGCGGCGCGGCCGGATGGTGAACCGGGTGACCGGGGACCTGGCGAGCCAGCTGCACGAACGCCATGCCGCGGACGATTTCACGACGCGTACGCAGGACAGGCTGCAGGGGCAGGCGTAA
- a CDS encoding glutaredoxin, with protein sequence MSRRPVAILYRMVMPEHVCPYGLKALDLLRRKGFEVEDHHLTDRARTDAFKAGHGVKTTPQVFIAGERIGGYDDLRRHFGSRVAKPGTTSYRPVAALFAMTALLAMAVSLGTLGAPFTPQALQWFGGFSMATLALLKLQNIQTFSTMFLNYDLLARRWVRYGYVYPFAEALAGVLMTAGVLDWLSIPIALFIGIIGAASVFKAVYVDRRELKCACVGGSANVPLGFVSLTENLGMIAMAVWMLVRSGSM encoded by the coding sequence ATGTCCCGCCGTCCCGTCGCCATACTCTATCGCATGGTCATGCCCGAACACGTTTGTCCCTATGGGTTGAAGGCGCTCGACCTGTTGCGGCGCAAGGGCTTCGAGGTGGAGGACCACCACCTCACCGATCGCGCGCGGACCGACGCCTTCAAGGCCGGGCACGGCGTGAAGACGACGCCGCAGGTGTTCATCGCCGGCGAACGCATCGGTGGCTATGACGATCTGCGCCGCCATTTCGGCAGCCGCGTCGCCAAACCCGGCACCACCAGCTATCGCCCGGTCGCGGCGCTGTTCGCGATGACCGCGCTGCTGGCGATGGCGGTGAGCCTTGGCACCCTCGGCGCGCCGTTCACGCCTCAGGCCCTCCAATGGTTCGGCGGCTTCAGCATGGCGACGCTCGCGCTGCTCAAGTTGCAGAACATCCAGACGTTTTCGACGATGTTCCTCAACTACGACCTGCTCGCCCGTCGTTGGGTGCGCTACGGCTACGTCTACCCGTTCGCGGAGGCACTCGCCGGGGTCCTGATGACCGCGGGCGTGCTGGACTGGCTGTCGATCCCGATCGCCCTGTTTATCGGCATCATCGGCGCCGCCTCGGTCTTCAAGGCCGTCTATGTCGACCGGCGCGAACTCAAATGCGCCTGCGTCGGGGGTTCTGCCAACGTTCCGCTCGGCTTCGTGTCGCTGACCGAGAACCTCGGTATGATCGCCATGGCTGTGTGGATGCTCGTCAGATCGGGATCGATGTGA
- a CDS encoding ABC transporter permease encodes MITVLAVELLRLRRSLTLGLVIAAPLSLSVLAFVILMDRDKSLPWRMFADGTAAIWAYLMLPMAATALSVLLAQVEQAARGWDHLLALPGWRGRFFLAKLLILLLLLAAMSVLMVAGMAAAGSVADAITGGKMLSGEAPLGHLAALIARMWVAGGLLALLQLWLALRARSFVPPLVLGIGGTLIGVVTASARQGVYIPWLLPVNMLSSPDRAQQALVTAILGMAVLVPIMLIDLSARARR; translated from the coding sequence ATGATCACGGTATTGGCGGTCGAACTGCTGCGCCTGCGACGGTCGCTGACGCTCGGGCTGGTGATCGCGGCGCCGCTGAGCCTCAGCGTACTGGCGTTCGTGATCCTGATGGATCGCGACAAGTCGCTGCCATGGCGCATGTTCGCCGACGGGACGGCGGCGATCTGGGCCTATCTGATGCTGCCGATGGCAGCGACGGCGCTGTCGGTGCTGCTGGCGCAGGTGGAGCAGGCCGCCCGCGGCTGGGACCATCTTCTCGCCCTGCCCGGCTGGCGCGGTCGCTTCTTCCTCGCCAAGCTGCTCATCCTGCTGCTGCTGCTGGCGGCGATGAGCGTGCTGATGGTCGCCGGGATGGCTGCGGCCGGGTCCGTCGCCGATGCGATCACCGGCGGCAAGATGCTGAGTGGCGAGGCGCCACTCGGGCATCTTGCGGCGCTGATCGCGCGCATGTGGGTCGCCGGCGGATTGCTTGCCCTTCTGCAGTTATGGCTCGCCCTGCGCGCACGCAGCTTCGTGCCGCCGCTGGTGCTGGGCATCGGCGGCACCCTGATCGGGGTGGTCACCGCATCGGCCAGACAGGGCGTCTATATTCCATGGCTCCTGCCGGTGAACATGCTTTCCTCGCCCGACCGCGCCCAGCAGGCGCTGGTGACGGCGATATTGGGAATGGCCGTGCTGGTTCCGATCATGCTGATCGACCTGTCGGCACGGGCGCGGCGCTAG
- a CDS encoding MerR family DNA-binding protein: MSRMTIAGLAQAGGVGVETVRYYQRRQLLAEPERPDGGFRSYGDDDVRRLRFIRQAQAAGFTLEEIRELLALDATEDRARVRDLARSRIAALDARITEMQQARAALARLADDCGAGTGGPCPILLAFER; this comes from the coding sequence ATGTCGAGAATGACCATAGCAGGGCTGGCGCAAGCCGGCGGCGTGGGCGTGGAGACCGTCCGCTATTACCAGCGGCGGCAGCTGCTGGCCGAACCGGAACGGCCCGATGGCGGGTTCCGAAGCTATGGCGACGACGACGTGCGACGCTTGCGCTTCATCCGGCAGGCGCAGGCGGCGGGGTTCACGCTGGAGGAAATCCGCGAGCTTCTGGCACTCGATGCAACCGAGGATCGCGCCCGCGTCCGGGATCTCGCGCGATCGCGGATCGCAGCGCTCGATGCGAGGATCACGGAGATGCAGCAGGCGAGGGCGGCATTGGCACGGCTTGCCGACGATTGCGGCGCCGGGACCGGCGGCCCGTGCCCCATTCTGCTCGCGTTCGAGCGGTGA
- a CDS encoding UPF0149 family protein, translating into MKRLPSRFRRLDGALADLPVEEPMLLTELDGFLTGLVICPDAIPPAEWMTVVWGAEADGIPPFDDPLDVQWFANAVAARRDEIARDLARGKLQPILDIDERDGEPLWEYWIDGFAEMIALRPDAWAMLANDPDTMASRSPLDMLIAVARNESDLDSMAVNALQDRAVAELTEAVEHLYAARAQSAGRMPVAAPATMAAKVGRNDPCPCGSGKKHKRCCS; encoded by the coding sequence GTGAAGCGGTTGCCGTCGCGCTTCCGCCGGCTGGATGGCGCGCTCGCCGATCTGCCCGTCGAGGAGCCGATGCTGCTGACCGAGCTCGACGGGTTTCTCACCGGGCTGGTGATCTGCCCGGATGCGATCCCGCCGGCCGAGTGGATGACCGTGGTCTGGGGAGCCGAGGCCGATGGCATCCCGCCCTTCGATGATCCACTGGATGTGCAATGGTTCGCCAATGCAGTGGCGGCGCGGCGCGACGAGATCGCACGCGATCTCGCCCGCGGCAAGCTTCAGCCGATCCTCGACATCGACGAGCGCGATGGCGAACCCCTGTGGGAATATTGGATCGACGGTTTCGCCGAGATGATCGCGCTGCGTCCGGATGCCTGGGCGATGCTGGCGAACGATCCGGACACGATGGCCTCGCGGTCGCCACTGGACATGCTGATCGCGGTCGCGCGCAACGAAAGCGACCTCGACAGCATGGCGGTCAACGCGCTTCAGGACCGCGCTGTGGCCGAGCTGACGGAGGCCGTCGAGCATCTGTACGCCGCGCGCGCGCAATCCGCCGGACGGATGCCGGTCGCCGCACCCGCCACCATGGCGGCCAAGGTCGGTCGCAACGATCCGTGCCCCTGCGGATCGGGGAAAAAGCACAAGCGCTGCTGTAGCTGA
- a CDS encoding DEAD/DEAH box helicase gives MPANPPSRSVHRSTAEHAASLAPLLDDDDLIAIARDEVAAAGLADTLAALCPDNTILFCPGSDALPGDAAPPSPGNVGQRVASLHRLQRLLATPQRPRIALISTGEAAARAYPKPETYAAEPPAVAVGDEVDLAALQESLLAIGYVADERVDEPGEIGLRGQVLDVFPADATLPLRIEAADGRIAAIRSYDAADQRSIEDIDRRDLGRVTEPAVSDTPTTLLDQFPGARVTIDPAADDRRERFLKLVKDATRRGSKRTSSDVIDDATWRKTLKARDVVTLAPAADPPPRFVENPSPLRACAQLAREVLDTGGRVVLLASRRDLRFLAPRLANAVKRDMQDVGSWAQVAAAKPGTLLSLPVCADRGFRHEDVLAVTAADLIGSRAERSGQAVAVATPALDAGTELRVDDVVIHEDHGLAVITGLQALPVDEGDGGDAIALTYADEAVRLVPVSEADRIWRYGAEDDAVRLDKLDGSTWHKRRGEIDAAIAETAKALTALAEERANHTAPVLDAAPADYERFAAGFPFSETPDQLAAIEAVRSDLASGRPMDRLVVGDVGFGKTEVALRAAAVAALSGRQVAIAAPTTVLARQHFETFTNRFADTDITVASLSRTSGAAERKAVKAGLADGTIRIVVGTGAIAGKGVVYKDLALVIVDEEQRFGAADKNRLQQLSSGHVLTLSATPIPRTLQAAMVGLRQLSIIATPPARRQPIRTAVSAFADATLRAALLREHSRGGQSFVVVPRIADMAPLAALLDRLVPELDVLSAHGKMPAADIDASMVRFGRGDGDVLLATNIIEAGLDVPRANTMAIMHADRFGLAQLHQLRGRVGRGSRRGQVLLFTDADDAIAPRTIKRLRTLEAFDRLGAGFAISARDLDLRGAGDLIGDTQAGHMRLIGVELYQQLLEGALREARGESVERWTPVLHLGIDGRLPAEWIPDVNMRVALYARLARIVSADELDGFEEELTDRFGEAPVEARRLLTIARLRLHMRVADVARIDAGPAAIAFTPRGDVAALAAKLGLPEKKGRVLLAEAIDDPEARLERVGALMHAAAG, from the coding sequence ATGCCAGCAAACCCGCCGTCCAGGAGCGTCCACCGCAGCACGGCCGAACACGCCGCATCCCTTGCCCCCCTGCTCGACGACGACGATCTCATCGCGATCGCGCGGGATGAAGTCGCGGCGGCCGGGCTGGCAGACACGCTGGCCGCCTTGTGTCCGGACAACACGATCCTGTTCTGCCCCGGCAGCGATGCCCTGCCCGGCGACGCCGCGCCGCCCTCGCCAGGCAACGTGGGACAGCGGGTTGCGAGCCTGCACAGGCTGCAACGGCTGCTGGCGACACCGCAGCGCCCCAGAATCGCGCTGATCAGCACGGGCGAGGCGGCGGCGCGGGCGTATCCGAAACCCGAAACCTATGCGGCCGAACCCCCGGCTGTTGCGGTCGGAGACGAGGTCGATCTCGCCGCGCTCCAGGAAAGCCTGCTGGCGATCGGCTATGTCGCGGACGAGCGCGTGGATGAACCCGGTGAAATCGGGTTGCGCGGGCAGGTGCTGGACGTCTTCCCCGCCGATGCCACGCTGCCGCTGCGGATCGAGGCCGCCGACGGCCGGATCGCCGCCATCCGCAGTTACGATGCCGCCGACCAGCGCAGTATCGAGGATATCGATCGCCGCGATTTGGGGCGCGTCACCGAACCGGCGGTCAGCGACACGCCGACGACGCTGCTCGATCAGTTTCCGGGCGCACGCGTGACGATCGATCCGGCCGCGGACGACCGTCGCGAGCGTTTCCTGAAGCTGGTGAAGGATGCGACGCGGCGCGGGTCGAAACGCACGTCCAGCGATGTGATCGACGACGCCACATGGCGCAAGACGCTGAAGGCGCGTGACGTCGTGACGTTGGCGCCCGCCGCCGATCCACCACCGCGGTTCGTCGAAAATCCGTCGCCGCTGCGTGCCTGCGCGCAATTGGCGAGGGAGGTGCTCGACACGGGCGGGCGTGTGGTCCTGCTTGCCAGCCGACGCGATCTCCGGTTTCTTGCGCCGCGCCTCGCCAATGCCGTCAAACGTGACATGCAGGATGTCGGATCCTGGGCGCAAGTGGCTGCGGCGAAACCCGGCACCCTGTTGTCGCTACCGGTCTGTGCCGATCGCGGGTTTCGCCACGAGGATGTGCTCGCGGTCACCGCAGCCGATCTGATCGGCAGTCGGGCCGAGCGGAGCGGACAGGCGGTGGCGGTCGCCACGCCCGCGTTAGACGCCGGCACCGAACTGCGCGTCGACGATGTGGTGATCCACGAGGATCATGGACTTGCCGTGATCACCGGCTTGCAGGCGCTGCCCGTCGATGAAGGCGATGGCGGCGACGCGATCGCGCTGACCTATGCCGACGAGGCGGTGCGTCTGGTGCCGGTGTCGGAAGCGGATCGCATCTGGCGCTACGGGGCGGAAGATGATGCGGTTCGGCTCGACAAGCTCGACGGATCGACGTGGCACAAGCGCCGCGGCGAGATCGACGCGGCCATCGCCGAAACCGCCAAGGCACTGACCGCGCTCGCGGAAGAGCGGGCGAACCACACTGCGCCGGTGCTGGATGCGGCACCGGCCGATTACGAGCGTTTCGCGGCCGGCTTCCCCTTTTCGGAAACGCCGGACCAGCTGGCGGCGATCGAGGCGGTGCGTTCCGACCTTGCCAGCGGACGGCCGATGGACCGGCTGGTGGTCGGCGATGTCGGGTTCGGCAAGACCGAAGTGGCGCTACGGGCCGCCGCGGTCGCGGCATTGTCGGGTCGTCAGGTGGCGATCGCTGCGCCTACGACCGTGCTGGCGAGGCAGCATTTCGAAACCTTTACCAACCGGTTCGCCGATACGGACATCACCGTCGCCAGCCTGTCCCGCACCTCCGGCGCGGCCGAACGCAAGGCCGTAAAGGCCGGTCTCGCCGACGGAACCATCCGCATCGTAGTCGGCACCGGCGCGATTGCCGGCAAGGGTGTCGTCTACAAGGACCTCGCGCTCGTCATCGTCGACGAGGAGCAGCGCTTCGGCGCCGCGGACAAGAACCGGCTGCAACAGCTGTCCAGCGGCCATGTCCTCACCCTGTCGGCGACGCCGATCCCGCGGACGCTACAGGCCGCGATGGTCGGCCTGCGCCAGCTGTCGATCATCGCGACCCCGCCGGCGCGGCGTCAGCCGATCCGCACCGCCGTCAGTGCGTTCGCCGACGCGACGTTGCGGGCGGCGCTGCTGCGCGAGCACAGCCGGGGCGGGCAGAGCTTCGTGGTGGTGCCGCGCATTGCCGACATGGCGCCGCTCGCGGCCTTGCTCGACCGTCTGGTGCCCGAGCTGGACGTGCTATCCGCGCACGGCAAGATGCCGGCGGCGGATATCGATGCATCGATGGTGCGGTTCGGACGCGGCGACGGCGACGTCCTGCTGGCGACCAACATCATTGAGGCCGGGCTGGACGTCCCGCGCGCCAACACCATGGCCATCATGCATGCCGACCGCTTCGGTCTGGCGCAATTGCATCAGTTGCGCGGGCGCGTCGGGCGCGGCAGCCGACGCGGACAGGTATTGCTGTTCACAGACGCAGACGACGCGATCGCGCCCCGCACGATCAAGCGGCTACGCACGCTGGAAGCGTTCGACCGGCTCGGCGCGGGGTTCGCGATCAGCGCCCGCGATCTCGACCTGCGCGGTGCCGGCGACCTGATCGGCGACACGCAGGCCGGGCATATGCGCCTGATCGGCGTCGAGTTGTACCAGCAACTGCTGGAAGGCGCGTTGCGCGAGGCGCGGGGGGAGAGCGTCGAACGATGGACCCCGGTGCTGCACCTCGGCATTGATGGCCGTCTGCCTGCGGAATGGATCCCCGACGTGAACATGCGGGTCGCGCTGTATGCGCGACTGGCGCGGATCGTGTCGGCCGACGAACTCGACGGGTTCGAGGAGGAGCTGACCGACCGCTTCGGCGAGGCTCCGGTCGAGGCACGCCGCCTGCTGACAATCGCGCGGCTGCGCCTGCACATGCGGGTGGCGGACGTCGCGCGGATCGACGCGGGGCCTGCGGCGATCGCCTTTACCCCGCGTGGCGACGTCGCCGCGCTCGCCGCGAAACTGGGATTGCCGGAAAAGAAGGGGCGGGTCTTGCTTGCCGAAGCCATTGATGATCCGGAAGCGCGGCTCGAGCGGGTGGGTGCTCTGATGCACGCGGCGGCAGGATGA
- a CDS encoding ATP-binding cassette domain-containing protein: METALSATGLVKRYDGRPVVDGLNLTVPRRAIYGFLGRNGAGKTTTMRMVLGLVRPDAGRLTLFGDDRRQRGAVVGALIEAPTVWGNLTGRENLEVTRRLLGADRGEVDRVLAVAGIADVADRRAGGYSLGMRQRLGIARALIGGPRLLVLDEPTNGLDPDGIADVRHLLARLVAEDDVTVIVSSHLLDEVERVATHVGLVAHGRMVAEGPIAQVRGSVDPVVEVESDAGAGDTLAAAGFGFTADGCRLLVRTDAADRLAALLIAAGHPVSHLVRRERRLEHLFDRTAFDRIAFDRTVQGAMA; the protein is encoded by the coding sequence ATGGAAACAGCTCTTTCAGCCACCGGGCTGGTCAAGCGCTATGACGGCCGTCCGGTCGTGGATGGCCTGAACCTCACCGTACCCCGACGCGCGATATACGGCTTTCTCGGTCGGAACGGGGCCGGCAAGACGACCACGATGCGCATGGTGCTGGGACTCGTGCGTCCTGATGCGGGGCGACTTACGCTGTTCGGCGACGACCGGCGGCAGCGCGGCGCGGTCGTCGGAGCGCTGATCGAAGCGCCTACCGTCTGGGGCAATCTGACGGGACGCGAAAACCTGGAGGTCACCCGTCGGCTGCTCGGGGCCGACCGCGGCGAGGTCGATCGCGTCCTTGCCGTGGCAGGGATCGCCGACGTCGCTGATCGGCGCGCGGGCGGTTATTCGCTGGGTATGCGCCAGCGGCTCGGCATCGCCCGCGCACTGATCGGGGGACCGCGCCTGCTGGTGCTGGACGAGCCGACCAATGGCCTCGATCCGGACGGGATCGCGGACGTCCGGCATCTGCTCGCCCGGCTGGTCGCCGAAGACGATGTGACGGTGATCGTCTCGAGCCACCTGCTCGACGAGGTCGAACGCGTGGCCACGCATGTCGGCCTGGTCGCGCATGGCCGGATGGTGGCGGAAGGACCGATCGCGCAGGTCCGCGGATCGGTCGATCCGGTGGTGGAAGTGGAAAGCGACGCCGGTGCCGGCGACACGCTGGCCGCGGCCGGCTTCGGCTTCACGGCGGATGGTTGCCGGCTGCTCGTCCGCACCGACGCCGCCGACCGGCTGGCGGCGCTGCTGATCGCTGCCGGTCACCCCGTCTCGCATCTGGTACGGCGCGAACGTCGACTGGAACACCTTTTCGACCGGACCGCATTCGACCGGATCGCGTTCGACCGGACCGTACAGGGAGCGATGGCATGA
- a CDS encoding DUF1993 domain-containing protein → MTLQDLVVPTYVQMLGTLSRWLDKAEAQQPDGGAEALLVARLAPDMFSLATQIRFACRQAQECVFRLSDREFPPSLQVLLDEARNAGDAPGTLADARARIVETLGVIEAAAAGITMDASAPIAHALPNGMVLDLTAGQYARDWALPQFYFHVVTAYSILRAQGIALGKADYVAHMVACFRQPAAS, encoded by the coding sequence ATGACGCTGCAAGATCTTGTCGTGCCGACCTATGTGCAGATGCTGGGGACGCTGTCGCGATGGCTGGACAAGGCCGAGGCCCAGCAGCCCGACGGCGGCGCGGAAGCATTGCTGGTCGCCCGGCTCGCCCCCGACATGTTTTCGCTGGCGACGCAGATCCGCTTCGCCTGCCGGCAGGCGCAGGAGTGCGTCTTTCGACTGTCGGACCGGGAATTTCCACCTTCGCTACAGGTCCTGCTCGACGAAGCGCGCAATGCCGGAGACGCGCCCGGTACGCTTGCAGACGCACGGGCCCGGATCGTCGAGACGCTCGGCGTAATCGAGGCTGCCGCGGCCGGGATCACGATGGACGCGTCCGCGCCGATCGCGCACGCACTACCGAATGGCATGGTTCTCGACCTGACGGCCGGGCAGTACGCGCGCGACTGGGCGTTGCCGCAATTCTATTTCCACGTCGTGACGGCCTATTCGATCCTGCGGGCGCAAGGCATCGCGCTGGGGAAGGCCGATTATGTCGCGCATATGGTCGCCTGTTTCCGCCAGCCTGCCGCATCCTGA